In Corynebacterium afermentans subsp. afermentans, a genomic segment contains:
- the purM gene encoding phosphoribosylformylglycinamidine cyclo-ligase — protein MSTEQQPVSYEAAGVSIEAGDKAVELFAPHAKRATRPEVRGGLGGFAGLFALGKYKEPLLAAGSDGVGTKLAVAQAMDKHDTIGIDLVAMCVDDLVVCGAEPLFLQDYIAIGKVVPEKVAEIVSGIAEGCVQAGCALLGGETAEHPGVMDPDEYDVSATAVGVVEASELLGPDKVREGDAIIAMASSGLHSNGYSLARHVLLERAGLPLDAEIEELDRTLGEELLEPTRIYALDCLALAAECDVRTFCHVTGGGLAGNMERIIPEGLVADMRRTTWTPGPIFRTIKSVGQVPDEEMEKTFNMGVGMVAVVSPEDRDRALAILAARHIDAWDLGEVRAADEGDTARAVLTGSHPQY, from the coding sequence ATGAGTACTGAACAGCAACCCGTGTCCTACGAAGCCGCCGGCGTGTCCATCGAGGCCGGCGACAAGGCCGTGGAGCTTTTCGCCCCGCACGCCAAGCGCGCCACCCGCCCGGAGGTCCGCGGCGGCCTGGGCGGGTTCGCCGGCCTGTTCGCGCTGGGCAAGTACAAAGAGCCGCTGCTGGCGGCAGGCTCCGACGGCGTGGGCACAAAGCTCGCTGTGGCGCAGGCGATGGACAAGCACGACACCATCGGCATCGACCTGGTGGCCATGTGCGTGGACGACCTGGTCGTCTGCGGCGCCGAGCCGCTGTTTCTGCAGGACTACATCGCCATCGGCAAGGTCGTGCCCGAGAAGGTCGCCGAGATCGTCTCCGGCATCGCCGAGGGCTGCGTCCAGGCCGGCTGCGCCCTGCTCGGCGGCGAGACCGCTGAGCACCCGGGCGTGATGGACCCGGACGAGTACGACGTCTCCGCAACCGCCGTCGGCGTCGTCGAGGCTTCCGAGCTGCTCGGCCCGGACAAGGTCCGCGAGGGCGACGCCATCATCGCGATGGCGTCCTCCGGCCTGCACTCCAACGGCTACTCCCTGGCCCGCCACGTGCTGCTGGAGCGCGCCGGGCTGCCGCTGGACGCGGAGATAGAGGAGCTGGACCGCACCCTCGGCGAGGAGCTTTTGGAGCCGACCCGCATCTACGCCCTGGACTGCCTGGCACTGGCCGCGGAGTGCGACGTACGCACCTTCTGCCACGTCACCGGCGGCGGCCTGGCCGGCAACATGGAGCGCATCATCCCCGAGGGCCTGGTGGCGGACATGCGCCGCACCACCTGGACTCCGGGCCCGATCTTCCGCACCATCAAATCAGTCGGCCAGGTGCCGGACGAGGAGATGGAAAAGACGTTCAACATGGGCGTCGGCATGGTCGCCGTGGTCAGCCCGGAGGACCGGGACCGCGCCCTGGCGATCCTGGCCGCGCGCCACATCGACGCGTGGGACC
- the purF gene encoding amidophosphoribosyltransferase, with protein MFTESPKPSQDFDIDSDTPRDECGVFGVWAPGEDVAKLSYFGLFALQHRGQEGAGIAVGDPDKLVVFKDTGLVSQVFDEPALEALQGDVAIGHTRYSTAGGNSWENVQPMFRTSPNGTDIALAHNGNLVNYLELQNEAIEKKLISPTGVNGQGSSSDTAVVSALLADLVTEGKTLLDAARELLPRVKGAFCFMVTDGHTLYAARDPHGVRPLSLGRLDGGWVVASETCALDIVGASFVRDIEPGEMVAIDETGVHSERFAETPKAHCVFEYVYVARPDSVIDGQSVNASRIEIGRRLSKVSPVEADLVMPVPESGTPAAIGYAEASGIPFKQGMMKNAYVGRTFIQPSDTLRQLGLRLKLNPVREVIEGKKLVVVDDSIVRGNTQRKLIRMLREAGAAEVHVRIASPPVKWPCFYGIDFASPGELIANHGRTDSEEAIAESIRTMVGADSLAFVPIDDMIAASNQPKENLCAACFTGHYPLGLPEGNPNADLVRRIQKGAEA; from the coding sequence GTGTTTACGGAGAGCCCTAAACCAAGTCAGGACTTCGATATCGACAGCGACACCCCGCGCGACGAGTGCGGCGTGTTCGGCGTCTGGGCGCCGGGCGAGGACGTGGCCAAGCTGAGCTACTTCGGCTTGTTCGCGTTGCAGCACCGCGGCCAGGAAGGCGCCGGCATCGCGGTGGGAGACCCGGACAAGCTGGTCGTGTTCAAGGACACCGGTCTGGTCAGCCAGGTCTTCGACGAACCCGCGCTGGAAGCACTGCAGGGCGACGTGGCCATCGGTCACACCCGCTACTCCACGGCCGGGGGCAACTCGTGGGAGAACGTCCAGCCGATGTTCCGCACCTCGCCCAACGGCACGGACATCGCGCTGGCGCACAACGGCAACTTGGTCAACTACCTGGAGCTGCAGAACGAGGCGATTGAGAAGAAGCTCATTTCTCCTACCGGGGTAAATGGCCAGGGCTCGTCCTCGGACACCGCGGTGGTTTCGGCGTTGCTGGCCGATCTGGTCACCGAGGGCAAGACGCTTCTCGACGCCGCACGTGAACTCCTGCCCCGCGTCAAGGGTGCATTCTGTTTCATGGTCACAGACGGCCACACGCTTTACGCCGCGCGCGACCCGCACGGCGTCCGACCGCTGTCGCTGGGCCGCCTCGACGGCGGCTGGGTGGTTGCCTCCGAGACCTGCGCGTTGGACATCGTCGGCGCCTCCTTCGTCCGCGACATTGAGCCGGGCGAGATGGTCGCCATCGACGAGACCGGCGTGCACTCCGAGCGCTTCGCCGAAACTCCGAAGGCGCACTGTGTGTTCGAGTACGTCTACGTGGCGCGCCCCGATTCCGTCATCGACGGCCAGTCCGTCAACGCGTCCCGCATCGAGATCGGCCGCCGCCTGTCCAAGGTCAGCCCCGTGGAGGCGGACCTGGTCATGCCCGTGCCGGAATCCGGCACCCCTGCGGCGATCGGCTACGCGGAGGCATCCGGCATCCCGTTCAAACAGGGCATGATGAAAAACGCCTACGTGGGCCGCACGTTCATCCAGCCCTCCGACACCCTGCGCCAGCTGGGCCTGCGTTTGAAGCTCAACCCGGTGCGCGAAGTCATCGAGGGCAAAAAGCTCGTGGTGGTGGACGATTCCATCGTGCGCGGCAACACGCAGCGCAAACTCATCCGCATGCTGCGGGAGGCGGGCGCGGCGGAGGTGCACGTGCGCATCGCCTCGCCGCCGGTGAAGTGGCCGTGCTTCTACGGCATCGACTTCGCCAGCCCCGGCGAGCTGATTGCCAACCACGGCCGCACGGATTCGGAGGAGGCGATCGCCGAGTCCATCCGCACGATGGTGGGGGCGGATTCACTAGCATTCGTGCCTATCGACGACATGATCGCCGCCTCGAACCAGCCCAAGGAAAACCTCTGCGCGGCCTGCTTCACCGGCCACTACCCGCTGGGTCTGCCGGAGGGCAACCCCAACGCCGACCTTGTCCGACGCATCCAGAAAGGTGCAGAAGCCTAA
- a CDS encoding sterol carrier family protein, with protein sequence MVQKQDPALTREAIQQVAEWLEGGEAEPSRSELANACRRTARTLAEELPGHSVELRVPPFVAVQCVEGPRHTRGTPPNVVEMKPETWLRLATGLTTFGEELERGTIDASGSRAAEIAAGLPVIALR encoded by the coding sequence ATGGTGCAGAAACAAGACCCGGCGCTGACACGTGAGGCGATCCAGCAGGTGGCTGAGTGGTTGGAAGGTGGGGAAGCGGAGCCGTCGAGAAGCGAGCTTGCGAATGCTTGCCGGCGCACCGCGCGTACCCTCGCCGAGGAGCTCCCGGGCCACTCGGTGGAGTTGCGCGTGCCGCCGTTTGTGGCGGTGCAGTGCGTCGAGGGGCCGCGGCACACGCGCGGCACCCCGCCGAACGTGGTGGAGATGAAACCGGAGACGTGGCTGCGGCTGGCTACTGGGCTGACCACCTTCGGCGAGGAGCTCGAGCGGGGGACTATCGACGCCTCCGGTTCCCGCGCCGCAGAAATCGCCGCCGGCCTTCCCGTGATTGCGCTGCGCTAG
- a CDS encoding acyl-CoA thioesterase has translation MSNTRVAAERSPSVTLRFMASPTDVLHHGAQGVSGGRVLEWIDKAAYACAAQWSATYCVTAYVGHIHFTRPIPSGHIVEVRSRIAMTGRSSMHIVNEVLSADPREGVFTRACDCLVVFVAKDPGTGKSMAVPTFVPTNDEERRVADAAKSRIGLRQAIESEMEAQTYTDDSTAPRIVHRFMAKPTDVNWGGNVHGGTAMEWIDEAGLACTMEWSGERTVAVYAGGIRFYHPVHIGDLIEVDARITRTDSRSIHTSVHLRAGDPRGGRENLKDAIHATFTYIGIDIDGNPLPARHFTPVTEEDKRLWEHTQTLKDLRGQYEPVPLVKPLPPAQRTS, from the coding sequence ATGTCGAATACCCGCGTCGCCGCCGAGCGCTCCCCGTCCGTGACCCTGCGATTCATGGCCTCCCCCACCGACGTGCTGCACCACGGCGCCCAAGGTGTCTCCGGCGGCCGCGTGCTGGAGTGGATCGATAAGGCCGCCTACGCCTGCGCCGCACAGTGGTCAGCCACTTACTGCGTCACCGCATACGTGGGGCACATCCACTTCACCCGCCCGATCCCCTCGGGCCACATCGTGGAGGTGCGCTCCCGCATCGCCATGACCGGGCGGTCATCCATGCACATTGTCAACGAGGTGCTCTCCGCCGACCCCCGCGAGGGCGTGTTCACCCGCGCCTGCGACTGCCTCGTGGTCTTCGTGGCCAAGGACCCCGGCACCGGCAAGTCCATGGCGGTGCCCACTTTCGTGCCCACCAACGACGAGGAGCGCCGCGTCGCCGATGCCGCGAAGTCCCGCATCGGGCTGCGCCAGGCCATCGAGTCGGAGATGGAGGCGCAGACCTACACCGACGACTCCACCGCCCCGCGCATCGTGCACCGCTTCATGGCCAAACCCACCGACGTGAACTGGGGCGGCAACGTCCACGGCGGCACCGCCATGGAATGGATCGACGAGGCCGGCCTGGCCTGCACCATGGAGTGGTCCGGCGAGCGCACCGTGGCGGTCTACGCCGGCGGCATCCGCTTCTACCACCCCGTGCACATCGGCGACCTGATCGAGGTGGATGCACGCATAACCCGCACCGACTCGCGCTCCATCCACACCTCGGTGCACCTGCGCGCCGGCGACCCGCGCGGCGGGCGCGAAAACCTGAAGGACGCCATCCACGCCACGTTCACCTACATCGGCATCGACATCGACGGCAACCCCCTGCCGGCGCGCCACTTCACGCCGGTGACCGAGGAGGACAAGCGGCTGTGGGAGCACACGCAGACGCTCAAGGATCTGCGCGGGCAGTACGAGCCGGTACCGCTGGTCAAGCCGCTGCCGCCGGCGCAGCGCACGTCCTAA
- the purL gene encoding phosphoribosylformylglycinamidine synthase subunit PurL translates to MTVHNDTVDNAFDTPELEQPYAELGLKDDEYEKIKAILGRRPTDAELTLYSVMWSEHCSYKSSKTHLRYFGQTMTEEMASKILAGIGENAGVVDIGGGDAVTFRVESHNHPSFVEPYQGAATGVGGIVRDIMAMGARPIAVMDQLRFGAIDADDTKRVLPGVVHGIGGYGNCLGLPNIGGETVFDPAYAGNTLVNALCVGTLKVDDLHLAFASGTGNKVILFGSRTGLDGIGGVSVLGSATFEEGEERKLPAVQVGDPFAEKVLIECCLELYAADVVEGIQDLGGGGLSCATSELAASGDGGMTVNLDNVPLRAENMSAAEILASESQERMCAVVAPEDVDKFMEICAKWDVLASVIGEVTSDEDRLQVFHNGELVVDAPPSTIDEGPVYERPYARPDWQDGVQAAADVEKQSDIKDAWLKMVASPALCSRDFITEQYDRYVRGNTVQAKYANSGVLRINEETNRGVAVSADASGRYTYLDPNMGARLALAEAYRNVAVTGATPVAVTNCLNFGSPENPDVMWQFREAVHGLADGSAELAIPVSGGNVSFYNQTGETPILPTPVVGVLGVMEDVEKAIPHALPSADEQYTLILLGETKDEFGGSVWQDISGAGLAGLPPQVDLANEARLAEFFAGNAAGIAAAHDLSEGGLSQAVFELLLGSDKGAEVNLEGVHADAFTALFSESASRVLVAVTSDRAEAAVERATSAGIPVAVLGETTNDGVLRVAGEEVQMLELAGAWAATMPSHFAAATAPNAAV, encoded by the coding sequence ATGACCGTGCACAACGACACCGTCGACAACGCCTTCGACACCCCGGAGCTTGAGCAGCCGTACGCCGAGCTGGGCCTGAAGGACGACGAGTACGAAAAGATCAAGGCGATTCTGGGCCGCAGGCCTACCGACGCGGAGCTGACGCTGTACTCCGTGATGTGGTCCGAGCACTGCTCCTACAAGTCCTCCAAGACGCACCTGCGCTACTTCGGCCAGACCATGACCGAGGAGATGGCTTCGAAGATCCTCGCCGGTATCGGCGAGAACGCCGGCGTGGTGGACATCGGCGGCGGCGACGCGGTGACCTTCCGCGTGGAAAGCCACAACCACCCCTCCTTCGTGGAGCCGTACCAGGGCGCGGCCACCGGCGTCGGCGGCATCGTCCGCGACATCATGGCCATGGGTGCCCGCCCGATCGCAGTGATGGACCAGCTGCGCTTCGGCGCCATCGACGCCGACGACACCAAGCGCGTCCTGCCGGGTGTGGTCCACGGCATCGGCGGCTACGGCAACTGCCTGGGCCTGCCCAACATCGGAGGCGAGACCGTCTTTGACCCGGCGTACGCCGGCAACACACTGGTCAACGCGCTGTGCGTGGGCACGCTGAAGGTGGATGACCTCCACCTGGCGTTCGCCTCCGGCACCGGCAACAAGGTCATCCTGTTCGGCTCCCGCACCGGCCTCGACGGTATCGGCGGCGTGTCCGTGCTGGGCTCCGCCACCTTCGAGGAGGGCGAGGAGCGCAAGTTGCCGGCAGTGCAGGTAGGCGACCCGTTCGCGGAGAAGGTCCTCATCGAGTGCTGCCTCGAGCTCTACGCCGCCGACGTGGTCGAGGGCATCCAGGACCTAGGCGGCGGCGGCCTGTCCTGCGCCACCTCCGAGCTCGCGGCGTCCGGCGACGGCGGCATGACGGTCAACCTGGACAATGTCCCGTTGCGCGCGGAGAACATGTCCGCCGCGGAGATTCTCGCCTCCGAGTCGCAGGAGCGCATGTGTGCGGTTGTGGCGCCGGAGGACGTCGATAAGTTCATGGAGATCTGCGCCAAGTGGGACGTGCTCGCATCCGTCATCGGCGAGGTCACCTCGGACGAGGATCGCCTCCAGGTGTTCCACAACGGCGAGCTCGTGGTGGACGCCCCGCCGTCAACCATCGACGAGGGGCCGGTCTACGAGCGCCCCTACGCGCGCCCGGACTGGCAGGACGGTGTGCAGGCCGCAGCGGACGTCGAGAAGCAAAGCGACATCAAGGACGCATGGCTGAAGATGGTCGCATCGCCCGCGCTGTGCTCGCGCGACTTCATCACGGAGCAGTACGACCGCTACGTGCGCGGCAACACCGTGCAGGCCAAGTACGCCAACTCCGGCGTGCTGCGCATCAACGAGGAAACCAACCGCGGCGTTGCCGTCTCCGCTGATGCGTCCGGCCGCTACACCTACCTCGACCCGAACATGGGCGCGCGCCTCGCGCTGGCGGAGGCGTACCGCAACGTCGCGGTCACCGGCGCCACACCGGTTGCGGTGACCAACTGCCTCAACTTCGGCTCCCCGGAGAACCCCGATGTGATGTGGCAGTTCCGCGAGGCGGTGCACGGGCTTGCCGACGGCTCCGCTGAGCTGGCCATCCCAGTCTCCGGCGGCAACGTGTCCTTCTACAACCAGACCGGCGAGACGCCGATCCTGCCCACCCCCGTGGTCGGCGTGCTCGGCGTGATGGAGGACGTGGAGAAGGCCATCCCGCACGCGCTGCCGTCCGCGGACGAGCAGTACACCCTGATTCTGCTGGGCGAGACCAAGGACGAGTTCGGCGGCTCCGTGTGGCAGGACATCTCCGGCGCGGGCCTGGCCGGCCTGCCGCCGCAGGTGGACCTGGCTAACGAGGCGCGCCTGGCGGAGTTCTTCGCCGGTAACGCCGCCGGCATCGCGGCCGCGCACGACCTGTCCGAGGGCGGCCTGTCCCAGGCGGTGTTCGAGCTGCTGCTCGGCTCCGACAAGGGCGCGGAGGTGAACCTGGAGGGCGTGCACGCGGACGCGTTCACCGCGCTGTTCTCCGAGTCCGCCTCCCGCGTCCTGGTCGCCGTGACCAGCGACCGTGCAGAGGCCGCCGTGGAGCGCGCGACGTCGGCGGGCATACCGGTCGCTGTGCTGGGCGAGACCACCAACGACGGCGTGCTGCGCGTCGCTGGCGAGGAGGTCCAGATGCTGGAGCTCGCCGGTGCGTGGGCTGCGACCATGCCGTCGCACTTCGCGGCCGCAACGGCGCCGAACGCGGCGGTCTAA
- the purQ gene encoding phosphoribosylformylglycinamidine synthase subunit PurQ, with protein MSATIGVITFPGTLDDVDALRAVRLAGAEPRQLWHADNDLTGVDAVVVPGGFSYGDYLRSGAIAAQAPMMGAVVEAAKKGMPVLGICNGFQILTETGLLPGALTRNQGLNFHCVDTYLEVENTETAWTSQLGERIYVPAKHGEGRFQAAPETIEALEKEGRVVFRYSDNFNGSINGIAGVTNETGRVVGLMPHPEHAIETLTGPSTDGLGLFTSAIDAISKIGA; from the coding sequence ATGAGCGCAACTATCGGAGTCATTACTTTCCCAGGCACGCTTGACGACGTTGACGCGCTGCGCGCCGTCCGCCTCGCCGGTGCCGAACCGCGCCAGCTGTGGCACGCGGACAATGACCTCACCGGCGTGGATGCGGTTGTTGTCCCGGGTGGCTTCTCCTACGGCGATTACTTGCGTTCGGGCGCGATCGCCGCGCAGGCGCCGATGATGGGCGCCGTCGTGGAGGCTGCGAAGAAGGGGATGCCTGTGCTCGGCATTTGCAACGGCTTCCAGATCCTCACCGAGACTGGCCTGCTGCCGGGCGCGCTGACCCGCAACCAGGGCCTGAACTTCCACTGCGTGGACACCTACCTCGAGGTGGAAAACACCGAAACCGCCTGGACCAGCCAGCTGGGCGAGCGTATCTACGTCCCCGCCAAGCACGGCGAGGGCCGTTTTCAGGCCGCTCCGGAGACCATTGAGGCGCTGGAGAAGGAGGGCCGTGTGGTGTTCCGCTACTCGGACAACTTCAACGGCTCCATCAACGGCATCGCCGGCGTGACCAACGAGACCGGCCGCGTGGTGGGTCTCATGCCGCACCCGGAGCACGCCATTGAGACGCTGACCGGCCCGTCCACGGACGGTCTCGGCCTGTTCACTTCCGCCATCGACGCGATTTCGAAGATCGGAGCGTAG
- the purS gene encoding phosphoribosylformylglycinamidine synthase subunit PurS, whose amino-acid sequence MARVVVNVMPKAEILDPQGQAVLRALGRIGVEGVTDVRQGKRFEIEVDDSVSDAELQRMAETLLTNTVIEDFEVVR is encoded by the coding sequence ATGGCACGAGTCGTCGTTAATGTCATGCCCAAGGCCGAAATTCTTGATCCGCAGGGTCAGGCGGTGCTCCGCGCACTGGGCCGGATCGGAGTCGAGGGGGTGACCGACGTCCGCCAGGGCAAGCGCTTTGAAATTGAGGTGGATGATTCCGTCTCCGACGCCGAGCTGCAGCGCATGGCTGAAACGCTGCTGACTAACACCGTTATCGAGGACTTCGAGGTTGTGCGATGA